One window of the Pseudofrankia sp. DC12 genome contains the following:
- the proB gene encoding glutamate 5-kinase, with protein sequence MKILVVKLGSSSVTRASGPDPRLLTNTLDSALEAHGLGWGVVIVSSGAVSSGTAHLARTGVPEFSGRLAAAVGQPYLLAIYRSVADMSGRNVAQILLADQDLRNPRKMAVIAQVLRESVENGVIPIVNGNDATDEAASDNDAIAAGVAVMTGADKLLLLTDVDGVYEHSPAVDGAPIPEINAHEIHEVTTYRGGTGRGGMRSKVRAAELAAHNGIETMIASARRPSAVIDFIKDEPRGTRVRPTNKRFDADRRWIAGVAVSHGALVVNLAAETGIGWGSSLFASGIKRVRGTFRPGDVVDIVSPQGRLLGRGVSRTSALLVELVRSMSIEEIALVLVGVLRRFADAGTQLAATSPARPVVRNALARLDRMSRENIRTLAIEILTLYPSAAVAAVLPNGQRTASDRLLERFVHLVGDLSFVDRSRLVVYHPFPPSPATD encoded by the coding sequence ATGAAGATCCTGGTCGTCAAGCTGGGTTCGAGCTCTGTCACGCGCGCGAGCGGCCCGGACCCCCGGCTGCTCACGAACACGCTCGATTCCGCTCTGGAGGCGCACGGCCTCGGCTGGGGTGTCGTGATCGTCTCGTCCGGGGCCGTGTCGTCCGGCACGGCCCATCTGGCCAGGACCGGGGTACCGGAGTTCAGCGGCCGGCTCGCGGCGGCGGTCGGGCAGCCCTATCTGCTCGCGATCTACCGGTCCGTCGCCGACATGTCCGGGCGCAACGTCGCGCAGATCCTGCTGGCCGACCAGGACCTGCGCAATCCGCGCAAGATGGCCGTCATCGCACAGGTGCTGCGTGAGTCCGTCGAGAACGGCGTCATCCCGATCGTCAACGGGAACGACGCGACCGACGAGGCCGCCTCGGACAACGACGCGATCGCGGCCGGTGTCGCGGTGATGACGGGCGCGGACAAGCTCCTGCTGCTCACGGACGTGGACGGGGTCTACGAGCACTCGCCGGCGGTCGACGGGGCGCCGATCCCCGAGATCAATGCCCATGAGATCCATGAGGTGACCACCTACCGCGGCGGCACCGGACGGGGCGGCATGCGCTCCAAGGTCCGGGCCGCCGAGCTGGCCGCCCACAACGGGATCGAAACCATGATCGCCAGCGCGCGCCGACCGAGCGCGGTCATCGACTTCATCAAGGACGAACCGCGTGGGACGCGGGTGCGGCCGACCAACAAAAGGTTCGACGCCGACAGGCGGTGGATCGCCGGCGTGGCGGTCAGTCACGGCGCGCTCGTCGTGAACCTCGCGGCCGAGACCGGCATCGGCTGGGGGTCGAGCCTGTTCGCCTCCGGGATCAAACGGGTCCGCGGCACCTTCCGGCCCGGCGACGTGGTGGACATCGTCAGCCCGCAGGGACGGCTGCTCGGGCGTGGGGTCTCCCGGACCTCGGCGCTGCTCGTGGAGCTGGTCCGCTCCATGAGCATCGAGGAGATCGCCCTGGTCCTGGTTGGCGTACTGCGCCGGTTCGCCGATGCCGGGACCCAGCTCGCCGCGACGAGCCCGGCGCGACCGGTCGTCCGCAACGCTCTGGCGAGGCTGGACCGCATGAGCCGCGAGAACATCCGGACGCTCGCGATCGAGATCCTCACGCTCTATCCCTCGGCGGCCGTGGCGGCGGTGCTGCCGAACGGGCAGCGGACCGCGTCGGACCGGCTTCTCGAGCGATTCGTCCACCTCGTCGGCGATCTCAGCTTCGTCGACCGCTCCCGTCTGGTGGTCTACCACCCCTTCCCGCCCAGCCCGGCGACCGACTGA
- a CDS encoding IS30 family transposase, whose product MGVRERLTVEDREVISRELSQERSARYIAAVLGRHHSGISREIERNGGAAAYRAVDAQARCDLMCARPKERKLVASKELHDAVNTGLVEKWSPKQISERLRTDFPDDESMRVSHETIYECLYLQARGELRTELKIALRKGRARRVNRSRSTLTRGGIVGMVNISERPKEAEDRAVPGFWEGDLIIGKGNESQIATLVERTTRFVMLVRIPYDRNADKVAYLLGKKMETLPEFMRNSVTWDQGKEMARHADFTVRTGIPVYFCDPHSPWQRGSNENTNGLLRQYFPKGTDLSLHTQEELDMVATQLNGRPRQTLKWATPLEVFTELLESHVSP is encoded by the coding sequence ATGGGCGTACGGGAGCGGTTGACGGTGGAGGACCGCGAGGTCATCTCGCGGGAGTTGAGTCAGGAGCGTTCGGCTCGGTATATCGCCGCTGTGCTCGGTCGTCATCATTCGGGGATCTCCCGGGAGATCGAGCGTAACGGCGGTGCCGCGGCGTATCGGGCGGTGGATGCGCAGGCACGGTGTGATCTGATGTGCGCCCGCCCGAAGGAACGGAAACTCGTCGCGTCGAAGGAGCTGCACGACGCGGTGAACACCGGCCTGGTCGAGAAGTGGTCGCCGAAGCAGATCAGCGAGAGACTGCGCACGGACTTTCCCGACGACGAGAGCATGCGCGTGAGCCACGAAACAATCTACGAGTGCCTCTACCTCCAGGCGCGCGGCGAGCTGCGGACGGAACTGAAGATCGCGCTGCGTAAGGGCCGGGCCAGGCGGGTCAACCGGTCGCGCAGCACCCTGACCAGGGGCGGGATCGTCGGCATGGTCAACATCAGCGAGCGGCCGAAGGAGGCCGAGGACCGCGCCGTCCCCGGTTTCTGGGAGGGCGACCTGATCATCGGGAAGGGCAACGAGTCGCAGATCGCCACGCTGGTCGAGCGCACGACCCGGTTCGTGATGTTGGTGCGAATACCGTACGACCGTAACGCCGACAAGGTCGCCTACCTGCTGGGCAAGAAGATGGAGACCCTGCCCGAGTTCATGCGGAACTCGGTGACCTGGGACCAGGGAAAGGAGATGGCCCGGCACGCCGATTTCACCGTCCGCACCGGTATTCCCGTGTATTTCTGCGACCCGCACTCACCGTGGCAGCGCGGCTCGAACGAGAACACCAACGGGTTGCTGCGCCAGTACTTCCCGAAGGGCACAGACCTGTCCTTGCACACGCAGGAAGAACTTGATATGGTGGCCACGCAGCTGAATGGGCGGCCACGGCAGACGCTCAAATGGGCGACGCCGCTCGAGGTCTTTACCGAGCTGCTGGAAAGTCATGTGTCGCCATGA
- a CDS encoding phosphoribosyltransferase has product MVDDREILDWRTFGDASRQLARTVAADGYRPDLILAIARGGLFVAGALGYALAVKNLHVMNVEFYNGVGATLDMPVMLPPVPSTVDFSAKKVLIADDVADTGKTIELVQDFIQDQVAEVRTAVIYEKPRSLVKCQYVWRRTDRWINFPWSTEPPVVDL; this is encoded by the coding sequence ATGGTGGACGATCGGGAGATTCTCGACTGGCGAACCTTCGGCGACGCCTCGCGGCAGCTGGCCCGGACGGTGGCCGCCGACGGGTACCGGCCGGACCTGATCCTGGCGATCGCGCGGGGTGGCCTGTTCGTGGCCGGCGCGCTCGGCTACGCACTGGCGGTGAAGAACCTGCACGTGATGAACGTCGAGTTCTACAACGGAGTAGGTGCGACCCTGGATATGCCGGTGATGCTGCCACCGGTGCCCAGCACGGTGGACTTCTCGGCGAAGAAGGTGCTGATCGCCGACGACGTCGCGGACACCGGCAAGACCATCGAGCTTGTACAGGACTTCATCCAGGACCAGGTGGCCGAGGTGCGTACGGCGGTCATCTACGAGAAGCCGCGTTCCCTGGTGAAGTGCCAGTACGTGTGGCGGCGGACCGACCGGTGGATCAACTTTCCGTGGAGCACCGAGCCGCCGGTCGTCGACCTGTGA